One window from the genome of Cyprinus carpio isolate SPL01 chromosome B1, ASM1834038v1, whole genome shotgun sequence encodes:
- the LOC109050733 gene encoding serine hydrolase-like protein, translating into MLPAFTSLRHFATNTMKRAASEFRMTVPWGEVRGQVWGPSEGRPVLCLHGWADNCGTFNTLIPLLPKDWRFVAIDFPGHGLSSHRPDGCFYTFPLYVADVRRVVEALQWKRFSIIGHSMGGNVAGLFSALYPEMVDAVVLLDTYGFLPTQVTDMFKNMRKGINDQIQYDNKTEERKERVYTYEKAKERLKAANPSLSDQSADILLERAVREVEGGFVFTRDFRINLKNIANNNMEQCLHMMSLVKAPVMILLAKEGLFKTFILPDGYVDMILKSWTDQKATIVDVEGDHHIHLNKPESVASLISDFLQSHSPDKPESESNNNQSSKL; encoded by the exons ATGCTGCCTGCCTTCACGAGCCTCAGACACTTTGCCACAAACACGATGAAGAGAGCAG CGTCTGAGTTCAGAATGACTGTCCCATGGGGAGAGGTGAGAGGTCAGGTTTGGGGTCCTTCTGAAGGCCGTCCCGTGCTGTGCTTGCACGGTTGGGCTGACAACTGCGGGACATTCAATACCCTGATTCCACTGCTTCCTAAAG ACTGGAGATTcgtagccattgactttccaGGTCATGGTCTCTCGTCTCATAGGCCTGATGGATGCTTTTACACCTTCCCTTTGTACGTGGCAGATGTGCGGCGAGTTGTAGAAG CTCTTCAGTGGAAACGATTCTCTATCATTGGACATAGTATGG GTGGGAATGTGGCAGGACTT TTTAGTGCCTTGTACCCAGAGATGGTTGATGCCGTAGTTCTCCTGGATACATATGGATTCCTCCCAACACAAGTG ACTGATATGTTTAAGAACATGAGGAAAGGGATAAATGATCAAATCCAGTATGACAACAAGACGGAGGAGAGGAAAGAGAGGGTGTACACATATGAGAAAGCCAAAGAAAG GTTGAAGGCTGCAAACCCCTCCCTTTCTGATCAGTCTGCAGACATTCTGTTAGAGCGAGCAGTCAGAGAAGTTGAGGGAG GATTCGTATTCACCAGAGATTTCAGGATCAACCTG AAAAACATTGCGAATAATAACATGGAACAATGCCTCCACATGATGTCACTAGTTAAAGCCCCAGTGATGATACTGCT GGCAAAAGAGGGCCTGTTCAAAACCTTTATTCTACCTGATGGATATGTTGATATGATTCTGAAGAGCTGGACTGATCAAAAA GCCACCATTGTTGATGTAGAAGGGGATCATCATATTCACCTCAACAAACCTGAGTCCGTGGCCTCACTAATCTCTGATTTTCTTCAGTCACACAGTCCTGACAAACCAGAGAGTGAATCTAACAATAACCAGTCTTCCAAATTATAG
- the LOC109050734 gene encoding trafficking protein particle complex subunit 5-like, with the protein MEVRFTRGKSAILERSLTRPKTEVSVSAFALLFSEMVQYCQSRVYSVSELQARLADMGQGVGASLLDVLVMREKNGKRETKVLNILLFIKVNVWKALFGKEADKLEQANDDDKTYYIIEKEPLINAYISVPKENSTLNCAAFSGGIVEAILTHSGFPAKVTVHWHKGTTLMIKFDEAVIARDKTLDGR; encoded by the exons ATGGAGGTCCGCTTCACGCGAGGCAAATCCGCGATCCTCGAGCGCTCGCTCACGCGTCCCAAAACGGAGGTGAGCGTGAGCGCGTTCGCGCTGCTCTTCTCGGAGATGGTGCAGTACTGCCAGAGCCGGGTGTACTCGGTGTCTGAGCTCCAGGCCCGGCTGGCAGACATGGGCCAAGGGGTTGGAGCCAGCCTTCTGGATGTTCTTGTGATGAGGGAGAAAAACGGAAAAAGAGAGACCAAAGTTTTGAACATACTCCTCTTTATTAAG GTAAATGTATGGAAAGCATTATTTGGTAAGGAAGCAGACAAACTGGAGCAAGCCAACGACGATGACAAAACATACTACATCATTGAAAAGGAGCCTTTGATCAATGCCTACATTTCAGTACCTAAAGAAAATAGCACATTAAACTGTGCAGCCTTCAGCGGGGGCATCGTGGAGGCTATCCTAACCCACAGTGGCTTCCCAGCCAAAGTCACTGTCCACTGGCACAAGGGAACCACACTGATGATCAAGTTTGATGAGGCGGTCATTGCTCGTGATAAAACTCTAGATGGCAGATAG
- the mcoln1a gene encoding mucolipin-1a, with product MAEVDANEVNHVSSEEDRLLFPVTGYGSNDCRDEYSNPRPSPVTGGWIGADQEEEALRRKLKYFFMSPCEKYQAKGRKPFKLVLQILKILIVTIQLVLFGLSNEMAVTFKEENTASFKHLFLKDYDDSDDALAVYTQSDVYDHMFYTIEQYLALPENTVGRYAYVYNVGVNGSALSLCQQYYKKGRIDPANDTFIIDPHVVTDCIGVNPLSTPTAGLGRDYRNFTLKFHKLINVTIQFQLKAINLQTIIHNEIPDCYTFFITILLDNKAHSGKVKISLDNQASIKECRDPSVSGHADSYARVWFDVAVIVVCIFSLLLCGRSIIRGIILQNEFVKYFKSSLKRDVCWGDTMEFINGWYILLIISDVLTITGSIIKIGIELKNLSSYDECGILLGTSTLLVWVGVIRYLTFFQKYNILIVTLRAAFPNVIRFCCCVAVIYLGYCFCGWIVLGPYHVKFRSLSLVSECLFSLINGDDMFVTFSGMQESSMLVWLFSQVYLYTFISLFIYMVLSLFIALITGAYETIKHQTQEPVHITDLHAFIAECTDTPCSGKFRGMETSPCSFFCCCDRTTTYEDVLLVN from the exons ATGGCCGAGGTGGACGCGAATGAAGTCAATCATGTTTCCTCCG aagAGGATAGGCTACTGTTTCCGGTGACAGGCTATGGTTCGAATGACTGCAGGGATGAGTATAGCAACCCCCGGCCGTCCCCGGTAACAGGTGGCTGGATAGGTGCTGACCAAGAAGAAGAAGCATTGCGCAggaagttaaaatatttcttcatgAGTCCATGTGAAAAGTACCAAGCCAAAGGCCGAAAACCTTTTAAACTGGTATTGCAAATACTGAAGATTCTTATAGTAACTATACAG CTGGTGCTTTTCGGCTTAAGCAATGAGATGGCGGTGACGTTTAAAGAGGAAAACACAGCTTCATTTAAACACCTTTTTCTCAAAGACTACGATGATTCAGATGATGCACTTGCTGTTTACACACAGAGTGATGTTTATGACCACATGTTTTACACAATAGAACAG TACCTGGCTTTGCCAGAGAATACAGTGGGCCGTTATGCGTATGTGTACAATGTGGGCGTGAACGGAAGTGCGCTCTCTCTGTGTCAGCAGTATTATAAAAAAGGCAGGATCGATCCAGCTAACGACACCTTCATCATCGATCCGCATGTGGTCACAG ACTGTATTGGAGTGAACCCTTTGTCCACTCCCACAGCAGGTCTGGGCCGTGATTACAGGAACTTCACCCTCAAGTTTCACAA gCTCATTAATGTCACCATACAGTTCCAGCTCAAGGCTATAAATCTTCAGACCATCATCCACAATGAAATTCCTGACTGTTACACGTTCTTTATCACG ATTCTGCTGGATAACAAAGCTCACAGTGGTAAAGTAAAGATCAGTCTTGATAATCAGGCCTCCATTAAGGAATGTAGAGACCCCAGTGTGTCTGGACACG CTGATAGTTATGCTCGTGTGTGGTTTGATGTGGCCGTTATAGTGGTTTGTATTTTCTCTCTGCTCCTCTGTGGTCGCTCAATCATCAGAGgaatcattcttcaaaat GAGTTTGTGAAGTACTTTAAGAGCTCTCTGAAGCGTGATGTCTGTTGGGGAGACACAATGGAGTTTATAAACGGATGGTATATTCTGCTCATCATTAGCGATGTGCTCACTATCACAGGCTCTATTATTAAGATCGGCATTGAGCTAAAG AACCTCTCATCCTACGATGAGTGCGGGATCCTCCTGGGCACCTCGACGTTATTGGTTTGGGTTGGAGTTATTCGCTACCTCACCTTTTTTCAGAAGTACAAT ATTCTCATTGTCACTTTACGAGCTGCATTCCCCAATGTGATCCGTTTCTGTTGCTGTGTGGCGGTGATCTACCTCGGTTATTGCTTCTGTGGGTGGATTGTGCTGGGACCCTACCATGTTAAG TTCCGCTCTCTCTCGCTGGTGTCTGAGTGTCTTTTCTCTCTGATCAACGGAGATGACATGTTCGTGACCTTCAGCGGCATGCAAGAGAGCAGCATGCTCGTCTGGCTCTTCAGTCAG GTTTACCTCTACACGTTCATCTCTCTGTTCATTTACATGGTGCTCTCTCTCTTTATCGCTCTTATCACTGGAGCTTATGAGACCATCAAG CATCAAACTCAGGAGCCTGTCCATATCACTGATCTGCATGCGTTCATCGCTGAGTGCACTGACACACCCTGCTCTGGAAAGTTCCGCGGCATGGAGACCTCGCCGTGCTCTTTCTTCTGCTGCTGTGATAG AACCACCACATATGAGGACGTCCTCCTGGTCAACTAG